Proteins encoded by one window of Arabidopsis thaliana chromosome 2, partial sequence:
- a CDS encoding structural molecule (structural molecules; FUNCTIONS IN: structural molecule activity; INVOLVED IN: intracellular protein transport, vesicle-mediated transport; LOCATED IN: membrane coat, Golgi-associated vesicle; CONTAINS InterPro DOMAIN/s: Coatomer, gamma subunit, appendage (InterPro:IPR014863), Clathrin/coatomer adaptor, adaptin-like, appendage, C-terminal subdomain (InterPro:IPR009028), Clathrin alpha-adaptin/coatomer adaptor, appendage, C-terminal subdomain (InterPro:IPR015873); BEST Arabidopsis thaliana protein match is: coatomer gamma-2 subunit, putative / gamma-2 coat protein, putative / gamma-2 COP, putative (TAIR:AT4G34450.1); Has 75 Blast hits to 75 proteins in 19 species: Archae - 0; Bacteria - 0; Metazoa - 0; Fungi - 0; Plants - 68; Viruses - 0; Other Eukaryotes - 7 (source: NCBI BLink).) encodes MQSCKGTETVASNARSHTCLPSGLYIGNVKVLVKAQFGMDSSKEIVMKLAVRAEDPSVSDAIHALVANG; translated from the exons ATGCAGTCTTGTAAG GGTACGGAGACGGTTGCAAGCAACGCAAGATCACACACATGTTTACCATCAGGTTTGTATATAGGGAACGTGAAAGTGTTGGTGAAGGCACAGTTTGGAATGGACAGCTCAAAGGAAATTGTAATGAAACTGGCTGTTCGAGCAGAGGATCCATCTGTCAGCGATGCGATTCACGCACTTGTTGCTAACGGCTAA